From Equus przewalskii isolate Varuska chromosome 17, EquPr2, whole genome shotgun sequence, the proteins below share one genomic window:
- the IWS1 gene encoding protein IWS1 homolog isoform X12, which translates to MDSEYYGGDQSDDGGATPVQDERDSGSDGEDDVNEQHSGSDTGSVERHSENEPSDREDGLNKRHHVTDSENDDPSNLNASDSESEELQRQKDSDSESEEHAEPPASDSENEDVTHQGSDSESEETRKLPVSDSENEELLNGHASDSENEGVRKHPASDSEIEELPKSPASDSETEDALKPQVSDSESEEPARHRASDSENEELPKPQISDSESEELPKPRVSDSESEEPQRTQASDSENEELPKPRVSDSESEGPPRHQASDSENDELPKPRVSDSESEDPPRHQASDSENDELPKPRISDSESEDPPRNQASDSENEELPKPRVSDSESEEPQKGPASDSEPEDAARRKQKPESEDDSDGENKGEDAEMQNDSFHSDSHIDRKSFHSSDSEEEEPKRPKMDSDEDEEKEGEEEKVAKRKAAVLSDSEDEEKATAKKSRVVSDADDSDSDVISDKSGKREKTVASDSEEEAGKEELSDKKNEEKDLFGSDSESGNEEENLIADIFGESGDEEEEEFTGFNQEDLEEEKSETQIKEAEDSDSDDNIKRGKHMDFLSDFEMMLQRKKSMSGKRRRNRDGGTFISDADDVVSAMIVKMNEAAEEDRQLNNQKKPALKKLTLLPTVVMHLKKQDLKETFIDSGVMSAIKEWLSPLPDRSLPALKIREELLKILQELPSVSQETLKHSGIGRAVMYLYKHPKESRSNKDMAGKLINEWSRPIFGLTSNYKGMTREEREQRDLEQMPQRRRMNSTGGQTPRRDLEKVLTGEEKALRPGDPGFCARARVPMPSNKDYVVRPKWNVEMESSRPGILKKGLSRLEKHKRRFAEQKRLSRVHRAVKFSIEGNRMPL; encoded by the exons AATGAACCTAGTGATCGAGAAGATGGCCTCAACAAAAGACATCATGTGACAGACTCTGAGAATGATGACCCCTCAAATCTTAATGCTAGTGACTCTGAAAGTGAGGAGcttcaaagacaaaaagacagtGACTCTGAATCTGAAGAGCATGCAGAGCCTCCTGCAAGTGATTCTGAAAATGAGGATGTCACTCACCAAGGGAGTGACTCTGAGAGTGAGGAAACCAGGAAATTACCTGTTAGTGACTCTGAAAATGAGGAACTTCTTAATGGGCATGCAAGTGACTCCGAAAATGAAGGTGTTAGAAAGCATCCTGCCAGTGATTCCGAGATTGAGGAGCTCCCAAAAAGTCCTGCCAGTGACTCTGAAACAGAGGATGCTCTAAAACCTCAAGTCAGTGACTCTGAGAGTGAAGAACCCGCAAGGCACCGAGCCAGTGACTCCGAAAATGAGGAGCTTCCCAAACCGCAAATTAGTGACTCGGAAAGTGAGGAGCTTCCTAAACCTCGGGTCAGTGACTCTGAAAGTGAGGAGCCTCAGAGGACTCAAGCCAGTGACTCTGAAAATGAGGAGCTTCCCAAACCGCGTGTGAGTGACTCAGAAAGTGAGGGCCCACCAAGACACCAAGCTAGTGACTCTGAAAATGACGAGCTTCCCAAACCCCGTGTCAGTGACTCAGAAAGTGAGGACCCCCCAAGGCACCAAGCCAGCGACTCAGAAAATGACGAGCTTCCCAAACCCCGAATTAGTGATTCAGAAAGTGAGGACCCCCCAAGGAACCAGGCTAGTGATTCTGAAAACGAGGAGCTCCCTAAACCCCGAGTCAGTGACTCTGAGAGTGAGGAGCCTCAGAAGGGGCCTGCCAGTGATTCGGAACCTGAGGATGCCGCCAGACGCAAACAGAAGCCAGAGTCGGAAGATGATAGCGATGGGGAGAATAAGGGAGAGGACGCAGAAATGCAAAATGACTCCTTTCATTCAGATAGCCATATAGACAGGAAAAGTTTTCACAGTTCTGACAGCGAGGAGGAAGAACCCAAAAGGCCAAAAATGGACAgtgatgaagatgaagaaaaagagggggaggaagagaaagtagCAAAGCGAAAAGCTGCTGTGCTTTCTGATagtgaagatgaagagaaagcaa CAGCGAAGAAGAGTCGTGTTGTCTCTGATGCAGATGACTCTGACAGTGATGTTATATCAGACAAATCaggcaaaagagagaagactgtAGCATCTGACAGTGaagaagaagcagggaaagaagaattatctgataagaaaaatgaagagaaggatCTGTTTGGGAGTGATAGTGAGTCAGGGAATGAAGAAGA aaatCTTATTGCAGACATATTTGGAGAATCTGgtgatgaagaggaagaagaatttaCA GGTTTTAACCAAGAagatttggaagaagaaaaaagtgaaacacaGATAAAAGAAGCAGAAGATTCAGATTCTGATGATAAcataaagagaggaaaaca TATGGACTTTCTGTCGGATTTTGAGATGATGTTGCAGCGGAAAAAGAGTATGAGTGGCAAGCGCAGACGCAACCGTGATGGGGGGACTTTCATTAGCGACGCCGACGATGTTGTGAGCGCCATGATCGTCAAGATGAATGAAGCTGCTGAG GAAGACAGACAGTTGAACAATCAAAAAAAGCCAGcattgaaaaaattaacattattacCTACTGTGGTCATGCACCTTAAGAA gcAGGAccttaaagaaacatttattgacagTGGTGTGATGTCTGCCATCAAAGAATGGCTCTCACCTCTACCAGATAGGAGTTTGCCAGCACTGAAGATTCGAGAGGAGCTGTTGAAGATTCTGCAAGAG CTGCCTAGTGTGAGCCAGGAAACCCTGAAGCATAGTGGGATTGGACGAGCAGTGATGTATCTCTATAAACACCCCAAGGAATCAAGGTCCAACAAGGACATGGCAGGGAAATTAATCA ATGAATGGTCTCGGCCTATATTTGGTCTTACCTCAAACTACAAAGGAAtgacaagagaagaaagggagcagAGAGATCTAGAACAAATGCCTCAACGACGAAGAATGAACAG CACTGGTGGTCAGACACCCCGAAGAGACCTGGAAAAGGTGCTGACAGGAGAGGAGAA ggctCTGAGACCTGGAGATCCTGGATTCTGTGCCCGTGCGAGGGTCCCCATGCCCTCAAACAAGGACTATGTTGTCAGGCCCAAGTGGAATGTGGAAATGGAGTCATCCAGG CCTGGTATTCTTAAAAAGGGCCTAAGCCGATTGGAAAAGCATAAGAGGCGATTTGCAGAACAGAAACGACTCAGCAGAGTGCACCGTGCTGTCAAGTTCAGCATTGAAGGCAACAGGATGCCCCTGTAG
- the IWS1 gene encoding protein IWS1 homolog isoform X11, whose product MDSEYYGGDQSADDGGATPVQDERDSGSDGEDDVNEQHSGSDTGSVERHSENEPSDREDGLNKRHHVTDSENDDPSNLNASDSESEELQRQKDSDSESEEHAEPPASDSENEDVTHQGSDSESEETRKLPVSDSENEELLNGHASDSENEGVRKHPASDSEIEELPKSPASDSETEDALKPQVSDSESEEPARHRASDSENEELPKPQISDSESEELPKPRVSDSESEEPQRTQASDSENEELPKPRVSDSESEGPPRHQASDSENDELPKPRVSDSESEDPPRHQASDSENDELPKPRISDSESEDPPRNQASDSENEELPKPRVSDSESEEPQKGPASDSEPEDAARRKQKPESEDDSDGENKGEDAEMQNDSFHSDSHIDRKSFHSSDSEEEEPKRPKMDSDEDEEKEGEEEKVAKRKAAVLSDSEDEEKATAKKSRVVSDADDSDSDVISDKSGKREKTVASDSEEEAGKEELSDKKNEEKDLFGSDSESGNEEENLIADIFGESGDEEEEEFTGFNQEDLEEEKSETQIKEAEDSDSDDNIKRGKHMDFLSDFEMMLQRKKSMSGKRRRNRDGGTFISDADDVVSAMIVKMNEAAEEDRQLNNQKKPALKKLTLLPTVVMHLKKQDLKETFIDSGVMSAIKEWLSPLPDRSLPALKIREELLKILQELPSVSQETLKHSGIGRAVMYLYKHPKESRSNKDMAGKLINEWSRPIFGLTSNYKGMTREEREQRDLEQMPQRRRMNSTGGQTPRRDLEKVLTGEEKALRPGDPGFCARARVPMPSNKDYVVRPKWNVEMESSRPGILKKGLSRLEKHKRRFAEQKRLSRVHRAVKFSIEGNRMPL is encoded by the exons AATGAACCTAGTGATCGAGAAGATGGCCTCAACAAAAGACATCATGTGACAGACTCTGAGAATGATGACCCCTCAAATCTTAATGCTAGTGACTCTGAAAGTGAGGAGcttcaaagacaaaaagacagtGACTCTGAATCTGAAGAGCATGCAGAGCCTCCTGCAAGTGATTCTGAAAATGAGGATGTCACTCACCAAGGGAGTGACTCTGAGAGTGAGGAAACCAGGAAATTACCTGTTAGTGACTCTGAAAATGAGGAACTTCTTAATGGGCATGCAAGTGACTCCGAAAATGAAGGTGTTAGAAAGCATCCTGCCAGTGATTCCGAGATTGAGGAGCTCCCAAAAAGTCCTGCCAGTGACTCTGAAACAGAGGATGCTCTAAAACCTCAAGTCAGTGACTCTGAGAGTGAAGAACCCGCAAGGCACCGAGCCAGTGACTCCGAAAATGAGGAGCTTCCCAAACCGCAAATTAGTGACTCGGAAAGTGAGGAGCTTCCTAAACCTCGGGTCAGTGACTCTGAAAGTGAGGAGCCTCAGAGGACTCAAGCCAGTGACTCTGAAAATGAGGAGCTTCCCAAACCGCGTGTGAGTGACTCAGAAAGTGAGGGCCCACCAAGACACCAAGCTAGTGACTCTGAAAATGACGAGCTTCCCAAACCCCGTGTCAGTGACTCAGAAAGTGAGGACCCCCCAAGGCACCAAGCCAGCGACTCAGAAAATGACGAGCTTCCCAAACCCCGAATTAGTGATTCAGAAAGTGAGGACCCCCCAAGGAACCAGGCTAGTGATTCTGAAAACGAGGAGCTCCCTAAACCCCGAGTCAGTGACTCTGAGAGTGAGGAGCCTCAGAAGGGGCCTGCCAGTGATTCGGAACCTGAGGATGCCGCCAGACGCAAACAGAAGCCAGAGTCGGAAGATGATAGCGATGGGGAGAATAAGGGAGAGGACGCAGAAATGCAAAATGACTCCTTTCATTCAGATAGCCATATAGACAGGAAAAGTTTTCACAGTTCTGACAGCGAGGAGGAAGAACCCAAAAGGCCAAAAATGGACAgtgatgaagatgaagaaaaagagggggaggaagagaaagtagCAAAGCGAAAAGCTGCTGTGCTTTCTGATagtgaagatgaagagaaagcaa CAGCGAAGAAGAGTCGTGTTGTCTCTGATGCAGATGACTCTGACAGTGATGTTATATCAGACAAATCaggcaaaagagagaagactgtAGCATCTGACAGTGaagaagaagcagggaaagaagaattatctgataagaaaaatgaagagaaggatCTGTTTGGGAGTGATAGTGAGTCAGGGAATGAAGAAGA aaatCTTATTGCAGACATATTTGGAGAATCTGgtgatgaagaggaagaagaatttaCA GGTTTTAACCAAGAagatttggaagaagaaaaaagtgaaacacaGATAAAAGAAGCAGAAGATTCAGATTCTGATGATAAcataaagagaggaaaaca TATGGACTTTCTGTCGGATTTTGAGATGATGTTGCAGCGGAAAAAGAGTATGAGTGGCAAGCGCAGACGCAACCGTGATGGGGGGACTTTCATTAGCGACGCCGACGATGTTGTGAGCGCCATGATCGTCAAGATGAATGAAGCTGCTGAG GAAGACAGACAGTTGAACAATCAAAAAAAGCCAGcattgaaaaaattaacattattacCTACTGTGGTCATGCACCTTAAGAA gcAGGAccttaaagaaacatttattgacagTGGTGTGATGTCTGCCATCAAAGAATGGCTCTCACCTCTACCAGATAGGAGTTTGCCAGCACTGAAGATTCGAGAGGAGCTGTTGAAGATTCTGCAAGAG CTGCCTAGTGTGAGCCAGGAAACCCTGAAGCATAGTGGGATTGGACGAGCAGTGATGTATCTCTATAAACACCCCAAGGAATCAAGGTCCAACAAGGACATGGCAGGGAAATTAATCA ATGAATGGTCTCGGCCTATATTTGGTCTTACCTCAAACTACAAAGGAAtgacaagagaagaaagggagcagAGAGATCTAGAACAAATGCCTCAACGACGAAGAATGAACAG CACTGGTGGTCAGACACCCCGAAGAGACCTGGAAAAGGTGCTGACAGGAGAGGAGAA ggctCTGAGACCTGGAGATCCTGGATTCTGTGCCCGTGCGAGGGTCCCCATGCCCTCAAACAAGGACTATGTTGTCAGGCCCAAGTGGAATGTGGAAATGGAGTCATCCAGG CCTGGTATTCTTAAAAAGGGCCTAAGCCGATTGGAAAAGCATAAGAGGCGATTTGCAGAACAGAAACGACTCAGCAGAGTGCACCGTGCTGTCAAGTTCAGCATTGAAGGCAACAGGATGCCCCTGTAG
- the IWS1 gene encoding protein IWS1 homolog isoform X8 — protein sequence MDSEYYGGDQSADDGGATPVQDERDSGSDGEDDVNEQHSGSDTGSVERHSENEPSDREDGLNKRHHVTDSENDDPSNLNASDSESEELQRQKDSDSESEEHAEPPASDSENEDVTHQGSDSESEETRKLPVSDSENEELLNGHASDSENEGVRKHPASDSEIEELPKSPASDSETEDALKPQVSDSESEEPARHRASDSENEELPKPQISDSESEELPKPRVSDSESEEPQRTQASDSENEELPKPRVSDSESEGPPRHQASDSENDELPKPRVSDSESEDPPRHQASDSENDELPKPRISDSESEDPPRNQASDSENEELPKPRVSDSESEEPQKGPASDSEPEDAARRKQKPESEDDSDGENKGEDAEMQNDSFHSDSHIDRKSFHSSDSEEEEPKRPKMDSDEDEEKEGEEEKVAKRKAAVLSDSEDEEKATAAKKSRVVSDADDSDSDVISDKSGKREKTVASDSEEEAGKEELSDKKNEEKDLFGSDSESGNEEENLIADIFGESGDEEEEEFTGFNQEDLEEEKSETQIKEAEDSDSDDNIKRGKHMDFLSDFEMMLQRKKSMSGKRRRNRDGGTFISDADDVVSAMIVKMNEAAEEDRQLNNQKKPALKKLTLLPTVVMHLKKQDLKETFIDSGVMSAIKEWLSPLPDRSLPALKIREELLKILQELPSVSQETLKHSGIGRAVMYLYKHPKESRSNKDMAGKLINEWSRPIFGLTSNYKGMTREEREQRDLEQMPQRRRMNSTGGQTPRRDLEKVLTGEEKALRPGDPGFCARARVPMPSNKDYVVRPKWNVEMESSRPGILKKGLSRLEKHKRRFAEQKRLSRVHRAVKFSIEGNRMPL from the exons AATGAACCTAGTGATCGAGAAGATGGCCTCAACAAAAGACATCATGTGACAGACTCTGAGAATGATGACCCCTCAAATCTTAATGCTAGTGACTCTGAAAGTGAGGAGcttcaaagacaaaaagacagtGACTCTGAATCTGAAGAGCATGCAGAGCCTCCTGCAAGTGATTCTGAAAATGAGGATGTCACTCACCAAGGGAGTGACTCTGAGAGTGAGGAAACCAGGAAATTACCTGTTAGTGACTCTGAAAATGAGGAACTTCTTAATGGGCATGCAAGTGACTCCGAAAATGAAGGTGTTAGAAAGCATCCTGCCAGTGATTCCGAGATTGAGGAGCTCCCAAAAAGTCCTGCCAGTGACTCTGAAACAGAGGATGCTCTAAAACCTCAAGTCAGTGACTCTGAGAGTGAAGAACCCGCAAGGCACCGAGCCAGTGACTCCGAAAATGAGGAGCTTCCCAAACCGCAAATTAGTGACTCGGAAAGTGAGGAGCTTCCTAAACCTCGGGTCAGTGACTCTGAAAGTGAGGAGCCTCAGAGGACTCAAGCCAGTGACTCTGAAAATGAGGAGCTTCCCAAACCGCGTGTGAGTGACTCAGAAAGTGAGGGCCCACCAAGACACCAAGCTAGTGACTCTGAAAATGACGAGCTTCCCAAACCCCGTGTCAGTGACTCAGAAAGTGAGGACCCCCCAAGGCACCAAGCCAGCGACTCAGAAAATGACGAGCTTCCCAAACCCCGAATTAGTGATTCAGAAAGTGAGGACCCCCCAAGGAACCAGGCTAGTGATTCTGAAAACGAGGAGCTCCCTAAACCCCGAGTCAGTGACTCTGAGAGTGAGGAGCCTCAGAAGGGGCCTGCCAGTGATTCGGAACCTGAGGATGCCGCCAGACGCAAACAGAAGCCAGAGTCGGAAGATGATAGCGATGGGGAGAATAAGGGAGAGGACGCAGAAATGCAAAATGACTCCTTTCATTCAGATAGCCATATAGACAGGAAAAGTTTTCACAGTTCTGACAGCGAGGAGGAAGAACCCAAAAGGCCAAAAATGGACAgtgatgaagatgaagaaaaagagggggaggaagagaaagtagCAAAGCGAAAAGCTGCTGTGCTTTCTGATagtgaagatgaagagaaagcaa cagCAGCGAAGAAGAGTCGTGTTGTCTCTGATGCAGATGACTCTGACAGTGATGTTATATCAGACAAATCaggcaaaagagagaagactgtAGCATCTGACAGTGaagaagaagcagggaaagaagaattatctgataagaaaaatgaagagaaggatCTGTTTGGGAGTGATAGTGAGTCAGGGAATGAAGAAGA aaatCTTATTGCAGACATATTTGGAGAATCTGgtgatgaagaggaagaagaatttaCA GGTTTTAACCAAGAagatttggaagaagaaaaaagtgaaacacaGATAAAAGAAGCAGAAGATTCAGATTCTGATGATAAcataaagagaggaaaaca TATGGACTTTCTGTCGGATTTTGAGATGATGTTGCAGCGGAAAAAGAGTATGAGTGGCAAGCGCAGACGCAACCGTGATGGGGGGACTTTCATTAGCGACGCCGACGATGTTGTGAGCGCCATGATCGTCAAGATGAATGAAGCTGCTGAG GAAGACAGACAGTTGAACAATCAAAAAAAGCCAGcattgaaaaaattaacattattacCTACTGTGGTCATGCACCTTAAGAA gcAGGAccttaaagaaacatttattgacagTGGTGTGATGTCTGCCATCAAAGAATGGCTCTCACCTCTACCAGATAGGAGTTTGCCAGCACTGAAGATTCGAGAGGAGCTGTTGAAGATTCTGCAAGAG CTGCCTAGTGTGAGCCAGGAAACCCTGAAGCATAGTGGGATTGGACGAGCAGTGATGTATCTCTATAAACACCCCAAGGAATCAAGGTCCAACAAGGACATGGCAGGGAAATTAATCA ATGAATGGTCTCGGCCTATATTTGGTCTTACCTCAAACTACAAAGGAAtgacaagagaagaaagggagcagAGAGATCTAGAACAAATGCCTCAACGACGAAGAATGAACAG CACTGGTGGTCAGACACCCCGAAGAGACCTGGAAAAGGTGCTGACAGGAGAGGAGAA ggctCTGAGACCTGGAGATCCTGGATTCTGTGCCCGTGCGAGGGTCCCCATGCCCTCAAACAAGGACTATGTTGTCAGGCCCAAGTGGAATGTGGAAATGGAGTCATCCAGG CCTGGTATTCTTAAAAAGGGCCTAAGCCGATTGGAAAAGCATAAGAGGCGATTTGCAGAACAGAAACGACTCAGCAGAGTGCACCGTGCTGTCAAGTTCAGCATTGAAGGCAACAGGATGCCCCTGTAG
- the IWS1 gene encoding protein IWS1 homolog isoform X10 — protein sequence MDSEYYGGDQSDDGGATPVQDERDSGSDGEDDVNEQHSGSDTGSVERHSENEPSDREDGLNKRHHVTDSENDDPSNLNASDSESEELQRQKDSDSESEEHAEPPASDSENEDVTHQGSDSESEETRKLPVSDSENEELLNGHASDSENEGVRKHPASDSEIEELPKSPASDSETEDALKPQVSDSESEEPARHRASDSENEELPKPQISDSESEELPKPRVSDSESEEPQRTQASDSENEELPKPRVSDSESEGPPRHQASDSENDELPKPRVSDSESEDPPRHQASDSENDELPKPRISDSESEDPPRNQASDSENEELPKPRVSDSESEEPQKGPASDSEPEDAARRKQKPESEDDSDGENKGEDAEMQNDSFHSDSHIDRKSFHSSDSEEEEPKRPKMDSDEDEEKEGEEEKVAKRKAAVLSDSEDEEKATAAKKSRVVSDADDSDSDVISDKSGKREKTVASDSEEEAGKEELSDKKNEEKDLFGSDSESGNEEENLIADIFGESGDEEEEEFTGFNQEDLEEEKSETQIKEAEDSDSDDNIKRGKHMDFLSDFEMMLQRKKSMSGKRRRNRDGGTFISDADDVVSAMIVKMNEAAEEDRQLNNQKKPALKKLTLLPTVVMHLKKQDLKETFIDSGVMSAIKEWLSPLPDRSLPALKIREELLKILQELPSVSQETLKHSGIGRAVMYLYKHPKESRSNKDMAGKLINEWSRPIFGLTSNYKGMTREEREQRDLEQMPQRRRMNSTGGQTPRRDLEKVLTGEEKALRPGDPGFCARARVPMPSNKDYVVRPKWNVEMESSRPGILKKGLSRLEKHKRRFAEQKRLSRVHRAVKFSIEGNRMPL from the exons AATGAACCTAGTGATCGAGAAGATGGCCTCAACAAAAGACATCATGTGACAGACTCTGAGAATGATGACCCCTCAAATCTTAATGCTAGTGACTCTGAAAGTGAGGAGcttcaaagacaaaaagacagtGACTCTGAATCTGAAGAGCATGCAGAGCCTCCTGCAAGTGATTCTGAAAATGAGGATGTCACTCACCAAGGGAGTGACTCTGAGAGTGAGGAAACCAGGAAATTACCTGTTAGTGACTCTGAAAATGAGGAACTTCTTAATGGGCATGCAAGTGACTCCGAAAATGAAGGTGTTAGAAAGCATCCTGCCAGTGATTCCGAGATTGAGGAGCTCCCAAAAAGTCCTGCCAGTGACTCTGAAACAGAGGATGCTCTAAAACCTCAAGTCAGTGACTCTGAGAGTGAAGAACCCGCAAGGCACCGAGCCAGTGACTCCGAAAATGAGGAGCTTCCCAAACCGCAAATTAGTGACTCGGAAAGTGAGGAGCTTCCTAAACCTCGGGTCAGTGACTCTGAAAGTGAGGAGCCTCAGAGGACTCAAGCCAGTGACTCTGAAAATGAGGAGCTTCCCAAACCGCGTGTGAGTGACTCAGAAAGTGAGGGCCCACCAAGACACCAAGCTAGTGACTCTGAAAATGACGAGCTTCCCAAACCCCGTGTCAGTGACTCAGAAAGTGAGGACCCCCCAAGGCACCAAGCCAGCGACTCAGAAAATGACGAGCTTCCCAAACCCCGAATTAGTGATTCAGAAAGTGAGGACCCCCCAAGGAACCAGGCTAGTGATTCTGAAAACGAGGAGCTCCCTAAACCCCGAGTCAGTGACTCTGAGAGTGAGGAGCCTCAGAAGGGGCCTGCCAGTGATTCGGAACCTGAGGATGCCGCCAGACGCAAACAGAAGCCAGAGTCGGAAGATGATAGCGATGGGGAGAATAAGGGAGAGGACGCAGAAATGCAAAATGACTCCTTTCATTCAGATAGCCATATAGACAGGAAAAGTTTTCACAGTTCTGACAGCGAGGAGGAAGAACCCAAAAGGCCAAAAATGGACAgtgatgaagatgaagaaaaagagggggaggaagagaaagtagCAAAGCGAAAAGCTGCTGTGCTTTCTGATagtgaagatgaagagaaagcaa cagCAGCGAAGAAGAGTCGTGTTGTCTCTGATGCAGATGACTCTGACAGTGATGTTATATCAGACAAATCaggcaaaagagagaagactgtAGCATCTGACAGTGaagaagaagcagggaaagaagaattatctgataagaaaaatgaagagaaggatCTGTTTGGGAGTGATAGTGAGTCAGGGAATGAAGAAGA aaatCTTATTGCAGACATATTTGGAGAATCTGgtgatgaagaggaagaagaatttaCA GGTTTTAACCAAGAagatttggaagaagaaaaaagtgaaacacaGATAAAAGAAGCAGAAGATTCAGATTCTGATGATAAcataaagagaggaaaaca TATGGACTTTCTGTCGGATTTTGAGATGATGTTGCAGCGGAAAAAGAGTATGAGTGGCAAGCGCAGACGCAACCGTGATGGGGGGACTTTCATTAGCGACGCCGACGATGTTGTGAGCGCCATGATCGTCAAGATGAATGAAGCTGCTGAG GAAGACAGACAGTTGAACAATCAAAAAAAGCCAGcattgaaaaaattaacattattacCTACTGTGGTCATGCACCTTAAGAA gcAGGAccttaaagaaacatttattgacagTGGTGTGATGTCTGCCATCAAAGAATGGCTCTCACCTCTACCAGATAGGAGTTTGCCAGCACTGAAGATTCGAGAGGAGCTGTTGAAGATTCTGCAAGAG CTGCCTAGTGTGAGCCAGGAAACCCTGAAGCATAGTGGGATTGGACGAGCAGTGATGTATCTCTATAAACACCCCAAGGAATCAAGGTCCAACAAGGACATGGCAGGGAAATTAATCA ATGAATGGTCTCGGCCTATATTTGGTCTTACCTCAAACTACAAAGGAAtgacaagagaagaaagggagcagAGAGATCTAGAACAAATGCCTCAACGACGAAGAATGAACAG CACTGGTGGTCAGACACCCCGAAGAGACCTGGAAAAGGTGCTGACAGGAGAGGAGAA ggctCTGAGACCTGGAGATCCTGGATTCTGTGCCCGTGCGAGGGTCCCCATGCCCTCAAACAAGGACTATGTTGTCAGGCCCAAGTGGAATGTGGAAATGGAGTCATCCAGG CCTGGTATTCTTAAAAAGGGCCTAAGCCGATTGGAAAAGCATAAGAGGCGATTTGCAGAACAGAAACGACTCAGCAGAGTGCACCGTGCTGTCAAGTTCAGCATTGAAGGCAACAGGATGCCCCTGTAG